Proteins encoded together in one Gigantopelta aegis isolate Gae_Host chromosome 8, Gae_host_genome, whole genome shotgun sequence window:
- the LOC121380030 gene encoding uncharacterized protein LOC121380030 isoform X1 — translation MKDDAYFFGKGAKIFDRNLQQVAFKVDPLNQRDSVDEQEAEEYHPTSSFLPVYPSIVLCEDLNSNDEPAKVELSPDSFWEYLYSSSWDEECVIRVLDGKLLTLICQALNILHRDKVIVSHSSFALAKNRRAVRNFTESGKKDGSIDEIVLMDLTYYAKRTYHSGMDYPFKHTTSKILLDTVSDPINYEEYSMEIQKRLKTYVKKGDGMAPLPIRSPRSIKCGFSKVETVDTGLLGMTGPITTVPLSYLQTLMNSHSPKRSKFFNKKHHAQIRKDRSKSPFVEAMPKECVRKTPQLDINLGIILESNTQMTSEKLPESLSTKYQEEAASLELSFGEKKFWKWNLEDICCRRKPPGSHYYINQEKLVNDEFPETAEKYLQNNKQQRLLKRQTKKNEQEEKIDRTMDIPSETKISLPKIYSGQPESIIGSMNAIPSFTVFAKWLDNCEKMKKRERRQYNRRDKRKKDGQPSLSIQMNLNFKSWKENKYAKLTGLPLPLSTGMTNETLSADNSTSSSLSPSASDVLDDSLTPTRTPDILSPQDSATSSNSAELDDESSEGSENLPFHCKINKNFSREVFINKTIESKDPILFNALKKTFGIHRAIVIYKACRRKRRPPVRLVKSIPKMRFNKTRASLEETVMSEAPEMVLGKIKPFKFLEYRNYKSKNPRVTLPDFALVNHLEDFKLRLQRAVDDFVIRKENFTTDYGYKYVPSVTFTRPSVFRKFRLA, via the exons ATGAAAGACGACGCCTACTTCTTTGGGAAGGGTGCTAAGATATTCGACAGGAACCTGCAGCAGGTTGCATTCAAAGTTGACCCATTAAATCAACGCGACAGTGTGGATGAGCAGGAGGCCGAAGAATACCACCCCACGAGCAGTTTTTTGCCGGTTTACCCATCTATAGTATTGTGTGAAGACCTCAACTCGAATGACGAGCCAGCCAAGGTAGAACTATCACCAG aCTCGTTCTGGGAGTACCTGTACTCAAGTTCCTGGGATGAAGAGTGCGTGATACGAGTCCTGGACGGGAAGCTGCTCACCCTCATCTGCCAGGCTCTCAACATACTGCATCGAGACAAGGTTATCGTCAGCCACAGCAGCTTCGCCTTGGCCAAGAACAGACGTGCAGTACGAAACTTTACTGAAAGCGGCAAG AAAGATGGCTCTATTGATGAAATTGTGCTTATGGATTTAACTTACTATGCCAAAAGAACCTACCACAGCGGAATGGACTATCCGTTCAAGCATACGACATCGAAAATTTTGTTAGACACAGTCAGTGATCCAATTAATTACGAAGAATATTCCATGGAAATTCAAAAAAGGCTGAAAACCTATGTGAAAAAAGGTGATGGAATGGCACCATTACCTATACGTAGTCCGAGATCAATAAAATGTGGTTTCAGTAAAGTGGAAACCGTTGACACAGGTTTGCTTGGTATGACTGGTCCCATAACAACAGTGCCACTTTCATACCTACAGACACTAATGAACAGCCACTCGCCTAAGCGATCGaaattctttaataaaaaacatcatGCACAAATAAGAAAAGACAGATCAAAATCTCCTTTCGTAGAAGCAATGCCTAAAGAGTGTGTTAGAAAAACCCCACAACTCGATATCAACCTAGGCATCATTTTGGAATCTAACACTCAAATGACCTCAGAAAAACTTCCAGAAAGTCTATCTACCAAGTATCAAGAAGAAGCTGCGTCTTTAGAATTAAGCTTTGGTGAAAAGAAATTCTGGAAGTGGAATTTAGAAGATATATGTTGCAGGAGGAAACCGCCGGGAAGTCATTACTACATAAATCAAGAGAAATTAGTAAACGATGAATTCCCAGAAACAGCTGAAAAATATCTTCAAAACAATAAGCAGCAGCGTCTACTGAAAAGACAAACGAAGAAAAATGAACAGGAAGAAAAGATAGATCGAACGATGGACATTCCgtctgaaacaaaaataagCCTACCCAAAATTTATTCCGGACAACCCGAATCTATTATTGGCTCAATGAATGCAATTCCTTCGTTTACGGTCTTTGCAAAATGGCTCGACAACTGCgaaaaaatgaagaaaagagAAAGGAGACAATACAATAGAAGAGATAAACGCAAAAAAGATGGACAGCCAAGCCTTTCGATTCAAatgaatttaaattttaaatcttggaaagaaaacaaatatgcaaaATTAACCGGTTTGCCACTTCCTTTGAGCACAGGTATGACCAATGAAACTTTGTCTGCAGACAACAGCACGTCAAGTTCTTTATCGCCATCCGCTTCTGATGTCCTAGATGATTCATTAACGCCAACGAGGACCCCTGATATCCTCTCACCACAAGACAGTGCTACGTCATCAAACTCTGCTGAACTAGATGACGAAAGTTCTGAAGGCAGTGAAAACTTGCCATTTcattgcaaaataaataaaaacttcaGCCGTGAAGTGTTTATAAACAAAACGATCGAAAGCAAGGATCCAATATTGTTCAATGCTCTGAAGAAAACTTTTGGGATCCACAGAGCAATAGTTATTTATAAAGCGTGTCGCCGCAAGAGACGCCCACCAGTACGACTGGTAAAATCCATACCGAAAATGCGGTTTAACAAAACGCGAGCATCGCTGGAGGAAACCGTTATGTCAGAGGCCCCAGAAATGGTACTGGGCAAGATAAAGCCTTTCAAATTCTTAGAATATCGCAATTACAAGTCGAAAAATCCACGAGTTACGCTGCCAGACTTCGCCCTTGTGAATCACTTGGAGGATTTTAAACTACGACTCCAAAGAGCAGTGGACGACTTTGTTATTCGGAAAGAAAACTTCACCACAGACTATGGGTATAAATATGTGCCATCCGTGACATTTACCCGGCCGTCAGTATTTAGAAAGTTTCGGTTGGCGTAA
- the LOC121380030 gene encoding uncharacterized protein LOC121380030 isoform X2, with product MKDDAYFFGKGAKIFDRNLQQVAFKVDPLNQRDSVDEQEAEEYHPTSSFLPVYPSIVLCEDLNSNDEPAKVELSPDSFWEYLYSSSWDEECVIRVLDGKLLTLICQALNILHRDKVIVSHSSFALAKNRRAKDGSIDEIVLMDLTYYAKRTYHSGMDYPFKHTTSKILLDTVSDPINYEEYSMEIQKRLKTYVKKGDGMAPLPIRSPRSIKCGFSKVETVDTGLLGMTGPITTVPLSYLQTLMNSHSPKRSKFFNKKHHAQIRKDRSKSPFVEAMPKECVRKTPQLDINLGIILESNTQMTSEKLPESLSTKYQEEAASLELSFGEKKFWKWNLEDICCRRKPPGSHYYINQEKLVNDEFPETAEKYLQNNKQQRLLKRQTKKNEQEEKIDRTMDIPSETKISLPKIYSGQPESIIGSMNAIPSFTVFAKWLDNCEKMKKRERRQYNRRDKRKKDGQPSLSIQMNLNFKSWKENKYAKLTGLPLPLSTGMTNETLSADNSTSSSLSPSASDVLDDSLTPTRTPDILSPQDSATSSNSAELDDESSEGSENLPFHCKINKNFSREVFINKTIESKDPILFNALKKTFGIHRAIVIYKACRRKRRPPVRLVKSIPKMRFNKTRASLEETVMSEAPEMVLGKIKPFKFLEYRNYKSKNPRVTLPDFALVNHLEDFKLRLQRAVDDFVIRKENFTTDYGYKYVPSVTFTRPSVFRKFRLA from the exons ATGAAAGACGACGCCTACTTCTTTGGGAAGGGTGCTAAGATATTCGACAGGAACCTGCAGCAGGTTGCATTCAAAGTTGACCCATTAAATCAACGCGACAGTGTGGATGAGCAGGAGGCCGAAGAATACCACCCCACGAGCAGTTTTTTGCCGGTTTACCCATCTATAGTATTGTGTGAAGACCTCAACTCGAATGACGAGCCAGCCAAGGTAGAACTATCACCAG aCTCGTTCTGGGAGTACCTGTACTCAAGTTCCTGGGATGAAGAGTGCGTGATACGAGTCCTGGACGGGAAGCTGCTCACCCTCATCTGCCAGGCTCTCAACATACTGCATCGAGACAAGGTTATCGTCAGCCACAGCAGCTTCGCCTTGGCCAAGAACAGACGTGCA AAAGATGGCTCTATTGATGAAATTGTGCTTATGGATTTAACTTACTATGCCAAAAGAACCTACCACAGCGGAATGGACTATCCGTTCAAGCATACGACATCGAAAATTTTGTTAGACACAGTCAGTGATCCAATTAATTACGAAGAATATTCCATGGAAATTCAAAAAAGGCTGAAAACCTATGTGAAAAAAGGTGATGGAATGGCACCATTACCTATACGTAGTCCGAGATCAATAAAATGTGGTTTCAGTAAAGTGGAAACCGTTGACACAGGTTTGCTTGGTATGACTGGTCCCATAACAACAGTGCCACTTTCATACCTACAGACACTAATGAACAGCCACTCGCCTAAGCGATCGaaattctttaataaaaaacatcatGCACAAATAAGAAAAGACAGATCAAAATCTCCTTTCGTAGAAGCAATGCCTAAAGAGTGTGTTAGAAAAACCCCACAACTCGATATCAACCTAGGCATCATTTTGGAATCTAACACTCAAATGACCTCAGAAAAACTTCCAGAAAGTCTATCTACCAAGTATCAAGAAGAAGCTGCGTCTTTAGAATTAAGCTTTGGTGAAAAGAAATTCTGGAAGTGGAATTTAGAAGATATATGTTGCAGGAGGAAACCGCCGGGAAGTCATTACTACATAAATCAAGAGAAATTAGTAAACGATGAATTCCCAGAAACAGCTGAAAAATATCTTCAAAACAATAAGCAGCAGCGTCTACTGAAAAGACAAACGAAGAAAAATGAACAGGAAGAAAAGATAGATCGAACGATGGACATTCCgtctgaaacaaaaataagCCTACCCAAAATTTATTCCGGACAACCCGAATCTATTATTGGCTCAATGAATGCAATTCCTTCGTTTACGGTCTTTGCAAAATGGCTCGACAACTGCgaaaaaatgaagaaaagagAAAGGAGACAATACAATAGAAGAGATAAACGCAAAAAAGATGGACAGCCAAGCCTTTCGATTCAAatgaatttaaattttaaatcttggaaagaaaacaaatatgcaaaATTAACCGGTTTGCCACTTCCTTTGAGCACAGGTATGACCAATGAAACTTTGTCTGCAGACAACAGCACGTCAAGTTCTTTATCGCCATCCGCTTCTGATGTCCTAGATGATTCATTAACGCCAACGAGGACCCCTGATATCCTCTCACCACAAGACAGTGCTACGTCATCAAACTCTGCTGAACTAGATGACGAAAGTTCTGAAGGCAGTGAAAACTTGCCATTTcattgcaaaataaataaaaacttcaGCCGTGAAGTGTTTATAAACAAAACGATCGAAAGCAAGGATCCAATATTGTTCAATGCTCTGAAGAAAACTTTTGGGATCCACAGAGCAATAGTTATTTATAAAGCGTGTCGCCGCAAGAGACGCCCACCAGTACGACTGGTAAAATCCATACCGAAAATGCGGTTTAACAAAACGCGAGCATCGCTGGAGGAAACCGTTATGTCAGAGGCCCCAGAAATGGTACTGGGCAAGATAAAGCCTTTCAAATTCTTAGAATATCGCAATTACAAGTCGAAAAATCCACGAGTTACGCTGCCAGACTTCGCCCTTGTGAATCACTTGGAGGATTTTAAACTACGACTCCAAAGAGCAGTGGACGACTTTGTTATTCGGAAAGAAAACTTCACCACAGACTATGGGTATAAATATGTGCCATCCGTGACATTTACCCGGCCGTCAGTATTTAGAAAGTTTCGGTTGGCGTAA
- the LOC121379517 gene encoding uncharacterized protein LOC121379517 has product MVRNYKRTTDQQKWSEQAMKKAVAKVRDKEITLTDASETYSIPKTTLFRRVRKDGEPGDVAQKGLGRFRPVFSQQQEKDLADYLLFMESRLFGLTLKEFPQLSFQFAVRNHVEHPFNMELKMAGEDFVYGFLKRHQMLSLRTPEATSAARAAGFNKVVVMNFYRLLNSLYETGVVTVPNKTSNVISMKGKKQVGALASAERGTLVTAEICFNALGNYIPPLLIFSRKNLNPLFEVGAPLETVITCHPSGWMHRAKPSAEDPSAV; this is encoded by the coding sequence ATGGTTCGCAATTACAAGCGAACAACTGACCAGCAGAAATGGTCGGAACAGGCTATGAAGAAAGCGGTGGCTAAAGTACGTGACAAAGAAATTACCCTTACAGATGCATCTGAGACATACAGTATTCCGAAGACAACTCTGTTCCGAAGAGTAAGGAAAGATGGTGAACCTGGTGATGTGGCACAAAAGGGGCTAGGGCGTTTCAGGCCAGTGTTCAGTCAACAGCAAGAAAAGGACCTTGCAGACTATCTTTTGTTCATGGAGAGTCGTTTATTTGGTTTAACTCTCAAGGAATTCCCACAGCTATCATTCCAATTTGCTGTCAGAAACCATGTAGAACATCCATTCAATATGGAACTGAAGATGGCAGGAGAGGATTTTGTGTACGGATTTTTGAAACGTCATCAAATGTTGTCACTGCGTACACCAGAAGCCACTTCAGCAGCAAGAGCAGCAGGTTTCAACAAGGTAGTTGTCATGAATTTCTACCGATTACTGAACTCGCTGTATGAAACTGGAGTGGTGACAGTGCCAAACAAGACTTCAAACGTTATATCAATGAAGGGTAAAAAACAGGTTGGTGCACTCGCCTCAGCGGAAAGGGGAACGTTGGTCACAgcagaaatatgttttaatgctCTTGGTAATTACATACCCCCATTACTTATCTTCTCTCGAAAGAATCTCAATCCACTATTTGAAGTTGGAGCACCGCTGGAaactgtaattacatgtcaCCCATCTGGCTGGATGCACCGCGCAAAGCCTTCAGCTGAAGATCCTTCTGCTGTTTGA